A genomic region of Pseudomonas sp. MPC6 contains the following coding sequences:
- the nadA gene encoding quinolinate synthase NadA — translation MTQISERLLVQAHLDAKQPKPLTAEEEAYYRTAIAAELKAQDAVLVAHFYCDPVIQALAEETGGCVSDSLEMARFGNAHPAKTVVVAGVKFMGETAKILNPEKRVLMPTLEATCSLDLGCPVDEFSAFCDQHPERTVVVYANTSAAVKARADWVVTSSCALEIVESLMDNGETIIWGPDKHLGTYIQRQTGADMLLWDGACIVHEEFKSKQLEDMKALYPDAAILVHPESPTAVIELADAVGSTSQLIAAAQSLPNKTLIVATDRGIFYKMQQLCPDKVFIEAPTAGNGAACRSCAHCPWMAMNTLERTLKSLKEGTNEIFVDPALIPQAIRPLKRMLDFTQAARMKLAGNA, via the coding sequence ATGACGCAGATTTCCGAACGCCTACTGGTTCAAGCCCACCTCGACGCCAAGCAGCCCAAACCGCTGACGGCCGAAGAAGAGGCTTACTATCGCACCGCCATTGCTGCCGAGCTCAAGGCTCAGGACGCGGTGCTGGTTGCGCATTTCTATTGCGATCCGGTGATTCAGGCCCTGGCCGAAGAAACCGGTGGCTGCGTCTCCGACTCGCTGGAGATGGCCCGCTTCGGCAATGCTCATCCGGCCAAGACCGTGGTGGTCGCCGGTGTGAAGTTCATGGGCGAGACGGCCAAGATTCTCAATCCTGAAAAACGCGTGCTGATGCCGACCCTGGAGGCCACCTGCTCCCTGGACCTGGGTTGCCCGGTGGACGAGTTCTCGGCGTTCTGCGATCAGCACCCGGAACGCACGGTGGTGGTGTATGCCAACACCTCGGCGGCGGTCAAGGCGCGGGCGGACTGGGTGGTGACGTCCAGCTGCGCGCTGGAGATCGTCGAGAGCCTGATGGATAACGGCGAAACGATCATCTGGGGGCCGGACAAGCATTTGGGCACCTACATCCAGCGCCAGACCGGTGCGGACATGTTGCTGTGGGACGGTGCCTGCATCGTTCACGAAGAGTTCAAGTCCAAGCAGCTCGAAGACATGAAGGCGCTGTACCCCGATGCCGCGATCCTGGTGCATCCGGAGTCGCCGACGGCGGTGATCGAACTGGCGGATGCCGTCGGTTCCACCAGCCAGTTGATCGCTGCGGCGCAAAGCCTGCCGAACAAGACGCTGATCGTCGCCACCGACCGCGGTATCTTCTACAAGATGCAGCAGCTGTGCCCGGACAAGGTCTTCATCGAGGCGCCAACGGCCGGTAACGGCGCAGCGTGCCGCAGCTGCGCACATTGCCCGTGGATGGCGATGAATACCCTTGAGCGCACGCTGAAGAGCTTGAAGGAGGGGACGAATGAGATCTTTGTCGATCCGGCGTTGATTCCGCAGGCGATTCGGCCGTTGAAGCGGATGCTCGACTTTACCCAGGCGGCGCGGATGAAATTGGCCGGTAACGCCTGA
- the queE gene encoding 7-carboxy-7-deazaguanine synthase QueE, with the protein MQDTLRITEVFYSLQGETRTAGLPTVFVRLTGCPLRCQYCDSAYAFSGGTVRTLDDILEQVAGFRPRYVCVTGGEPLAQPNAIPLLKQLCDAGYEVSLETSGALDISAVDSRVSRVVDLKTPGSKEAHRNRYENIELLTPNDQVKFVICSREDYDWAVSKLIQYGLDRRAGEVLFSPSHHDLNARDLADWVVADNLPVRLQLQLHKYLWNDEPGR; encoded by the coding sequence ATGCAAGACACATTGAGAATTACCGAAGTATTTTACTCGTTGCAGGGTGAAACGCGGACTGCCGGGCTGCCCACTGTTTTTGTGCGCCTGACCGGTTGCCCATTGCGTTGCCAATACTGCGACAGTGCCTACGCCTTCAGTGGCGGCACGGTTCGCACCCTCGACGACATCCTCGAGCAAGTGGCCGGCTTCCGTCCGCGTTATGTGTGTGTCACCGGTGGCGAACCGTTGGCGCAACCCAATGCCATCCCATTGCTCAAGCAGTTGTGTGACGCCGGTTACGAAGTGTCGCTGGAAACCAGTGGTGCCCTGGACATCTCGGCAGTAGATTCCCGGGTCAGTCGCGTCGTCGACCTGAAAACCCCGGGCTCGAAAGAAGCACACCGCAACCGCTACGAGAACATCGAGCTGCTGACGCCCAACGATCAGGTGAAGTTTGTCATCTGCTCGCGGGAAGACTATGACTGGGCCGTGTCCAAGCTGATCCAGTACGGTCTGGACCGGCGTGCCGGCGAAGTACTGTTCTCGCCGAGTCATCACGACCTGAATGCTCGGGACCTGGCGGACTGGGTGGTGGCGGACAACCTGCCAGTGCGCCTGCAATTGCAGCTGCATAAATATCTTTGGAATGACGAGCCGGGGCGCTGA
- the queC gene encoding 7-cyano-7-deazaguanine synthase QueC, with product MTEHLDSSEKRAVILLSGGLDSATVVAMARAEGYSCYTMSFDYGQRSQAELHAAARVARDLGVVEHKVIGLNLNGMGGSALTDSSIDIPEALGEGIPVTYVPARNTVFLSLALGWAEVLGARDIFIGVNAVDYSGYPDCRPEFIESFERMANLATKAGVEGKGFRIQAPLQNLSKAQIVQAGVKLGVDYGLTVSCYQADDNGRACGKCDSCRLRAEGFAAAGISDPTPYF from the coding sequence ATGACTGAACATCTTGATTCTTCTGAAAAACGTGCGGTCATCCTGCTGTCCGGCGGCCTCGATTCCGCGACGGTCGTGGCCATGGCCCGCGCCGAAGGCTACAGCTGCTACACCATGAGCTTCGACTACGGTCAGCGGTCTCAAGCAGAATTGCACGCCGCAGCACGCGTTGCCCGTGACCTGGGTGTGGTCGAGCACAAGGTGATCGGCCTCAACCTGAACGGTATGGGCGGCTCGGCACTGACTGACAGCAGCATCGACATTCCGGAGGCGCTGGGGGAAGGCATTCCAGTCACTTACGTGCCGGCGCGCAACACGGTATTCCTGTCGCTGGCGTTGGGCTGGGCTGAAGTGCTTGGCGCGCGTGACATCTTTATTGGTGTGAACGCCGTGGATTACTCCGGTTACCCGGACTGCCGTCCCGAGTTCATCGAGTCCTTCGAACGCATGGCCAACCTGGCGACCAAGGCCGGCGTAGAAGGGAAGGGTTTCCGTATCCAGGCGCCCCTGCAGAACTTGAGCAAGGCACAGATCGTCCAGGCCGGCGTAAAGCTGGGCGTCGATTACGGCCTGACCGTTTCCTGCTATCAGGCCGACGATAACGGCCGTGCATGCGGCAAATGCGACAGCTGCCGACTGCGTGCAGAAGGCTTTGCAGCGGCCGGAATCAGCGACCCAACCCCTTATTTTTGA
- a CDS encoding MFS transporter → MSNENTGSCSKADQEVNHTFWYLFLTIFIPFGLGHFVSYLFRTVNALIYVDLERELHLSANSMGLLTGVYFLTFAAAQIPLGVLLDRYGPRSVQAPMLLFAVMGSLIFSFAHTELGLIIGRGLIGLGVAGSLMSAIKACAIWLPVERLPLSTACLLSVGGLGAMASTTPLHELLKWISWREAFLILALLTLLVCVVIHLSVPRTYKPKHTTLAEMTKAVGTLYFSWVFWRLALYSVFAHAIYMSVLSLWMGPWLRDVARLNESSMANTLLWGTVAMVAGSLAFGSITDFLRRFGVQPIMVCGAGVSIFIVFQSLMISGLPVSPLLIAMGFSFFGTSTTMNYAIVAQSVSPELAGRVSSSFNLVVFVLAFVLQWLMGEILNLWPAAGQGYPVEAYQWSMGVMIALQVPGVMLWLSFKPWELKTAATR, encoded by the coding sequence ATGAGCAATGAGAATACAGGCTCTTGCTCCAAGGCCGACCAAGAAGTCAATCACACGTTTTGGTATCTGTTTCTGACCATATTCATCCCCTTTGGCCTCGGGCATTTTGTGTCCTACCTGTTTCGTACGGTCAACGCCTTGATCTATGTGGATCTGGAACGGGAACTGCACCTGTCCGCCAACAGCATGGGCCTGCTGACGGGTGTGTATTTTCTGACTTTCGCCGCGGCGCAGATTCCCTTGGGCGTCCTGCTCGACCGCTACGGTCCGCGCAGCGTGCAAGCCCCCATGCTGTTGTTTGCGGTGATGGGCTCGCTGATTTTCAGCTTCGCCCATACGGAACTGGGCCTGATCATTGGTCGCGGTCTGATAGGCCTGGGTGTTGCCGGCTCCCTGATGAGTGCGATCAAGGCGTGCGCCATCTGGCTGCCTGTCGAACGCCTGCCGCTGAGTACGGCATGCCTGTTATCGGTAGGGGGCTTGGGCGCCATGGCGTCCACCACGCCGTTGCATGAGCTGCTCAAGTGGATCTCTTGGCGTGAAGCATTCCTGATTCTGGCGTTGTTGACTTTGCTCGTCTGCGTAGTCATTCATCTGAGCGTGCCACGCACCTACAAGCCCAAACACACCACGCTCGCTGAAATGACCAAGGCCGTGGGAACGCTTTACTTCTCGTGGGTATTCTGGCGACTGGCGTTGTACTCGGTATTCGCCCATGCGATCTATATGTCGGTACTGTCGCTGTGGATGGGACCGTGGCTACGCGATGTCGCCCGGTTGAACGAGTCCAGCATGGCCAATACCTTGCTCTGGGGCACCGTGGCGATGGTGGCAGGCTCGCTGGCCTTCGGCTCGATCACCGACTTCCTGCGGCGCTTTGGTGTGCAGCCGATCATGGTGTGCGGTGCCGGGGTTTCAATCTTCATCGTATTTCAATCACTGATGATCAGCGGACTACCGGTATCGCCGTTACTGATCGCCATGGGGTTCAGTTTCTTCGGTACCTCCACCACCATGAACTACGCAATCGTGGCTCAGTCGGTATCCCCTGAACTGGCCGGGCGAGTCAGTTCGTCGTTCAACCTGGTCGTGTTCGTGCTGGCGTTTGTCTTGCAATGGTTGATGGGAGAAATTCTGAACCTGTGGCCAGCAGCCGGGCAAGGGTATCCCGTGGAGGCTTATCAGTGGTCGATGGGGGTAATGATTGCGTTGCAGGTACCGGGAGTGATGTTGTGGCTGAGCTTTAAACCGTGGGAATTGAAAACCGCGGCGACCAGGTAA